The DNA window ATAAGAGCCTCGAACGGTTTTACCGTCTATCGCTATCACTTCACCGTCAGTGAGTTCACAGCAGGATTTCATCCATTCGATAAAACACTTTTGTAAGCGTGTCGAATTAATCATCCCCATCACTCTAGCTATGGTGATGGCAGAGGGAACACCATGACTAAAATCACCAAAGCGTTTGAGAAAATCTAACCACCTTGTGCCGTAAAGATGAATGGCTTTCCAATCATCTTGACCGGCAAGTACCGCGCAAATTGTTAACAAAATGATATCAGTTAACTTGTGCTCGACTTTACCTTTTTGGCGGTAATCTGGGATGGCATCGAAATGCATAAATGGGTGCTGGTTACTCATCGTTTGACCTCCAATCTGCCTATGGAGGTATTAGAAAACACTGAAAATTATCGTCAAACTGATCATCGGTTAATTGTTTGTTGTGTGACGTTGTTATCCATTAGAACAAGAAAATGATCGACTTACTATGCCACAAACCCTTTAAACACGGGCATGTTCATGATTTTTCCCTGCCCCGATCGGAATGCCCGAAATCCTTCCTTTTTCTCTTTCAAATCAATAGCTCGCTATTCTTTACTTCTTAAACAAGAACGTAAGGAAGCGACCATGGCCAAAAAGAGAACTCCAATGAACAAAATCAAAGAGGTATTACGCCTTAAGTACGACTGCGGTCTCTCAAATCGCAGCATCGCTTCTTGCCTGAAACTCGGCCCGTCCACCATATCGGAACTCCTTACTCGCTTTAAACAAAGTCAACTTGGTTGGCCTCTGCCTGAAAGTTGCAGCGATGCTGATCTCACGCAAGCGCTGTATCACGGTAAGAAAGCCAGTCGCGATAAAGTCATGCCAGACTTCACGCAATACGCAGTCGAACTCAGACGTAAAGGCATGACGAAGATGTTGCTCTGGCAGGAATATCATGAGCAATATCAAGAGAAAGCTTACGCTTACACTCAGTTCTGCGAGCACTTCACTCGCTGGCTCAAAACCCAAAAGCGCAGCATGCGCCAGCTTCATGTTGCGGGTGATAAGCTGTTTATCGATTACTGTGGCCCTCGGCTTCAGGTGGTGAACCCTGACACAGGCGAAGTGCGCGAAGCCGAAGTGTTCGTGGCGACCTTAGGGGCGTCCAACTACACCTATGTGGAAGCCTTCCCCAGCCAAGGAAAGTCTTACTGGCTAGAGGCGCATGCCAATGCGTTCGAGCACTTCGGTGGCGTCCCCCATCTCTTGGTTCCCGACAATCTGCGTAGCGCGGTCAGTAAAGCGAATCGCTATGAGCCAAGACTGAACGACAGCTATCAGAAACTGGCCAATCACTATCAAACCGCCGTGATGCCTGCTCGCCCTTACAAACCGAAAGACAAAGCCAAGGCGGAGAATGCGGTGCTCCTCGTCGAACGCTGGATCATGATGCGGCTTCGCCACCAAACCTTCTATACCTTCAAAGAGCTGAATCTCGCTATCCGAGCGCTGATGGATGAGTTAAACCAACGTGAGATGAAACAGTATGGCGCGAGTCGCAAAGCCTTGTTCGAGAAGCTCGATAAACCTGCATTAAAGCCGCTACCCAAGCAGCGATACCTCTATACCGAAACGAGACAAGCCAAGGTTGGGCCTGACTATCACATCGAATATCGCCGTCACTACTACTCGGTTCCCCATCAACTGGTTGGCCACCACGTCGAGCTGGAAGCCTCCAACCGTCTGGTGCAGATCTACCATCAAGGTAACTTGGTCGCCCAGCATCCACGCAGCCAAAGAGAGTGCGGAAACAGCACACAACCAGAGCATATGCCGAGTCATCATCAACATCAAAAGTGGTCGCCTGGACGCTTGCTCAACTGGGGAGCCAATATCGGCCCTGCCACCCGAGAAGTCGTCAATAAGATGCTGAACGCCAAACCTCATCCAGAGCAGGCCTATCGTTCCTGTCTTGGGCTGCTTAATCTGAGTAAAGCCCATGGTGAATCACGCCTAGAGCAAGCCTGTAAAGATGCGCTGATGCTGACAAAACCGAACTACACCTTCATCAATAATCTGCTGAAAAACAATCGCGAGGGGCAACTGAGTAAAGATAAAGCGAATACACCGAACCTTGTTCACAGCAATGTTCGTGGCCCGAACTGTTATCACTAGGAGAAAGGATATGAACACACTCAATGACCAACTCAAAACCCTGCGCTTAAGTCATGCGGCGAAAGCGTTAGAGCAGCAACAAGAGCAACTGACCACCTACGCAGAGCTGGACTTCGAGGAAAGGTTAAGCCTGCTTCTGGAAAGTGAAATCTTGAATCGCAATCAGAGCAAAATCCAACGCTTAAAACAACAAGCCAAGCTGAGAGTGGATGCTCAGCCGAGCCAACTCATCTACAAGGAGGGGCGAAACCTCAACCGCAAACAGATGAGCGAACTTCTGACGGGGAGTTATCTGCACAAGCACCAGAACATCTTGATCACAGGCCCAACAGGTGCAGGCAAAACCTATCTTGGCTGCGCTCTGGCAAGTAGCGCCTGCGACCAACAGCAAACCGTCAGATACTACCGATTAACTCGCTTGCTCGATGACCTGACCGCAGGCCGTCTGGATGGTAGCTATCAAAAACAACTCCAATCGCTGGCGAAAAAAGCCTTACTGATCCTTGATGACTGGGGGATGGAAAAACTGACTCAAGAGCATGCGGGTCACTTGTTAGAAGTGCTGGAAGACCGTTACCAAAACAGCAGCACAATCGTCATCAGTCAGTTACCTGTAAAAGAGTGGTACAACATGATCGGTAACGCCACCGTCGCAGACGCGCTTATGGATAGGCTGGTACACAATAGTCACCGAATAGAACTGGGCGGTGAGTCAATGAGAAAACTGGCGCAATCCGATCACTTAGAGTAAAAATAGGAAGAGAGAAAAACGGCAGGAACAGGTGATCGGAATAAACCGAAACGAGCGATCGCAATCACCGAAATACGCACTAACGCCCTGTTAAGTAGTGAGGCATGCACTACGAAAGCTTCCGCAACACTACGTAATCACTAAAACCAACGCAAACCAAAAATGCCACGCATGCCGAATCTGCTTGAACAGTTTGTTAGCTTAAATTTCAGCATCTTAGATTAACCAAATCCGAGATTAACCTGATTTGGGAAGCCGGCAAACTGCCTAAGTTTTAAAACCCGAATTGACTCAAACTTTGTGGCCATTCATTTGCTTTGAAGATCAGTAAATTTTGAAAACTCGTTTTCGCAAAACTCAAAGCGAAAACGACACTTCCAAAGCGACTTTACGGCAAAATGGCTCACCTCGCGCAATCCCAAAACTCAATTGAGGCAACTCCTCAAAACTCGCGTTGGCAAACAATGCTGATTTGCCGAGAAGCCTGAACGAATGGCCAGAGGAAGAAAAAACAGGCTGCAAACAATTGATTTTCATTGTTTTAAGCTAACGCCCTGCTAAGGGGTGAGCAATGCACTGCAAAAGTTACCGCACACCAACTTAATCACAAAACTCACCGCATGCTGAAAATGCCACGCATTGCGAATCCCTCTTAAGCAGTTTGTTAGGCGCGCAGCTGTAATTGGTAAAAATCAGTTTCATCGTGCTTCGGATTAGGGCAGCAATATACCCAACCATTACGCTTATAGAACCTTAACGCCCTTGTGTTCGTTCTACTCACGGAAAGCACTGCACGATTGCAACCAGCTCGTGTCAATTCTGTTTCGATGTAGAGTTGAACTTGCTGGTTCAAACCGGAACCTCGAATTTCAGGCAACAAGTAAATCAAATGAACATAACCGGTATCTGGCTCGGGCGAAAAAGAACGAAACTCTAACTGCCCTGCCAGTTGTCCATCCAACCAAATATGGATGTAAAACCAACCTGCTTCAGATTGCCTTTCTTGGATTCGTTCTCGATAACCAGCTATGAAATCATCAAAACCCGAGTAGGTTTCGAAGCTGCAATAGTAAGCGTCCTTTCGAGCGGCTACGCAAAAATCATAATCTTGCGCCAAATTGATCACTTTAAACTCTACTTTCATCCCTAATCCTAAAGTGAATAGCGCCTAACGCCGCGTTAAGTAGTGAGCAACGCAGCTACGAAACTTAACCAGACCACCGTAAACACTAAACCCAACGATGGAGTGAGAAATGCCATGCGTTGGGAATCTGTCTTAAACGCTTTGTTAGGGCTTTTTAACCACTAGCTCCGCTTTAGGGTCTTGGGGCTCTTTAGAGTCACTTAGTTGGGCATAAGCCAACTGCCCCGCCTGAGCAAGCGTGAAAATAACCGCTATAAAGCTCAGTAATTTTACCCAAGGTTTCTCCATCTGGATATTTAGCTTTTGAGACCAGTTGTAATTTGAAACTTTGACCTTACCTTTTTGCAGCAGGAAATACATAG is part of the Vibrio cidicii genome and encodes:
- a CDS encoding GNAT family N-acetyltransferase; amino-acid sequence: MKVEFKVINLAQDYDFCVAARKDAYYCSFETYSGFDDFIAGYRERIQERQSEAGWFYIHIWLDGQLAGQLEFRSFSPEPDTGYVHLIYLLPEIRGSGLNQQVQLYIETELTRAGCNRAVLSVSRTNTRALRFYKRNGWVYCCPNPKHDETDFYQLQLRA
- the istB gene encoding IS21-like element ISVch3 family helper ATPase IstB — protein: MNTLNDQLKTLRLSHAAKALEQQQEQLTTYAELDFEERLSLLLESEILNRNQSKIQRLKQQAKLRVDAQPSQLIYKEGRNLNRKQMSELLTGSYLHKHQNILITGPTGAGKTYLGCALASSACDQQQTVRYYRLTRLLDDLTAGRLDGSYQKQLQSLAKKALLILDDWGMEKLTQEHAGHLLEVLEDRYQNSSTIVISQLPVKEWYNMIGNATVADALMDRLVHNSHRIELGGESMRKLAQSDHLE
- the istA gene encoding IS21 family transposase, with amino-acid sequence MAKKRTPMNKIKEVLRLKYDCGLSNRSIASCLKLGPSTISELLTRFKQSQLGWPLPESCSDADLTQALYHGKKASRDKVMPDFTQYAVELRRKGMTKMLLWQEYHEQYQEKAYAYTQFCEHFTRWLKTQKRSMRQLHVAGDKLFIDYCGPRLQVVNPDTGEVREAEVFVATLGASNYTYVEAFPSQGKSYWLEAHANAFEHFGGVPHLLVPDNLRSAVSKANRYEPRLNDSYQKLANHYQTAVMPARPYKPKDKAKAENAVLLVERWIMMRLRHQTFYTFKELNLAIRALMDELNQREMKQYGASRKALFEKLDKPALKPLPKQRYLYTETRQAKVGPDYHIEYRRHYYSVPHQLVGHHVELEASNRLVQIYHQGNLVAQHPRSQRECGNSTQPEHMPSHHQHQKWSPGRLLNWGANIGPATREVVNKMLNAKPHPEQAYRSCLGLLNLSKAHGESRLEQACKDALMLTKPNYTFINNLLKNNREGQLSKDKANTPNLVHSNVRGPNCYH